In the genome of Ziziphus jujuba cultivar Dongzao chromosome 10, ASM3175591v1, the window GGAATACTCATCTTGTAGAAAAAAGAATTGCCACCACTTTGataaatttttcttatataCTCCATTAATGCATCCAAAATGATCATAACTACGGGCAAAACTAGAGCATTCCTTATTTAGATATTTAGCTTTTTCCTCATTTGAAGCTTTGGTAAATGACTTTTAAATCTGACACTTTGATATATTCTTGACTAAATTTAAGATGAGCAAAATTATGTGTAGCGAAGAAATTAGACTGAAAATCTTTTCCAGTATGAAACTAAATTTATAGTATAATGACGAAGTCTAGAGCTGAACCTGGGTAGTGTCTTTGACACCGCAGTTGGTGATTCTAAAGGAGTGAACTGCCCAGTTTAGATAGAAAGCCTCCTCTGATTTCCTTAGAGGCAAACCTTCTCTTAAAGCAGCCTCGTCAATTTGGATAACAGTGACACCAGCTTTCTCAAGATCCTCAACTTCGTCCTTGATGGCCAAAGCAATTTGATAGCAGGTCTCAGACCTAAAGAAAGGCAGACAAAGAAGCATTAAGAAACAAGAAACTGATAAACAACCATTAAGGAATTAGTGGGACGGTTTCTTAACCTTGGCTGATCATTTCTGACAAAGGACCAGTTCAGAATGGTAACTGGGCCAGTAAGCATTCCTTTCATGGGTCGCTTAGTCATACTCTGGGCCAATGAAGACCAGAACACAGTCATGGCCTTTGGGCGGCTAACATCTCCATAGATGATAGGTGGCTTGACACAACGGGAACCATAAGATTGAACCCATCCATTGACAGTGAAGGCAAAACCAGATAACTGCTCCCCAAAGTACTCAACCATATCGTTTCTCTGTTGGCAAGATGGAACAGTAAGAAGATTTTAATACTCACAGTAGTTGAACTATTAGGTCATTTTATTTGAGACTAGAGTTCACCTCTGGTTCTCCATGTACCAATACATCAATGTCCAGCTCTTCTTGGAGCTTAACAACTTTGCTAATTTCCTCCGTGATTGCTTTGACATACTCTTCCTCAGAGATTCTAAAATATTACAGCAACCAGTTTAGTTATTATAGATTAAGATAACAGTCAAAAAGATATTTAAGACAACAAAATTGGGGGGGAAATTGCTTACTTTTTAGCTTTAAATTCACGACGGACTCTTCTAAGATCCATTGTTTGTGGGAAAGACCCAATGGTGGTGGTAGGGAGAATTGGAAGGTTCAACTGCTTCTGCTGAGCATCCAGCCTGGCACTCACATTTGTGGCACGGCGGTGGTCAGAGCCCTTCAAAGCAGCAGCCTAAGCAGCCAAATTATAATTCAGGTTACTACAATAATCACTGCAAGCCATTTTAAAGCATAACTAAACATAAGAAAtatgcacccttttttttttttttttttttttgggggtggggGGACGGGcaacaaaaaaacagaaaagaactTACAGCCTTCTGGACTGCCTCATTTGTCACCCTAGGAGAGGATTTTCTTGAAGCCTGAGCTGTAGCATTGGAAGAGAAGAATGCCTGGATACATACAGGTAATCCAATATCATACAACTAGCTTATATCATAATATAAAAGAACCTTAAGGTAAGCAATCTATTTAAGTCTCCTGGATGAAGAATTACAACAAGCATCCTGACACAAAAGAATGATTTCACTGTACCTGAAGATTAACTAGTTGGTAACCTGTAACATGATATTTCAGAACATCTATATCTCATAAGATGATAAACGGGACATATTCATGAGAATATGATGGTCGGCAGTTGTTTcagcccaaacaaaaaaaaaaaaagaaaaaaagaaaaaaaaagatggtaaACAGTAGATGTTTAAGCAAAATCCAGCAGTAAAGTTTAGGGgaacatgcatatatattctagataattttccaattttccacTTATTGACGCACAATCATACAGGTAATCCATTTAATACCAGAAACAAATTATATGGATTGTATAAGATATCAAAGAGCTGTCTAAATTAAGTTCaattaaaaactgaaaatgtttcatttctagctctggaaaaaataaaagaaaaatagtgaATTGTGAGAAGATAGAACCTCATCCCTCTGTCCAGCCAATGCCTTGGCCAATGCGTTAACTTCCACTACTTTTTGAGCAGCAAATGCAAGCCATGACTTGATTTCTTTATCCAACTTAGTCTCATTAACCAAATCGACAGCGGTGTGGAGAAGAGAGCAGGATGTAGATACCACAAGCTTGTCTGCCGAAGGACATAATGGATAATAAGATAGTATTACTTAAACTTCTGCCTGATAACAAGCATTCTCCACTCACAATAGAAACTAAAGTAATGATAAATACCTTTACCAACAATAGCCTCAAGAGCACTCAGGGTATCGAGTGAAGATGCAAGATCATTAGCCCATATATTCCTTCCATCAACCACTCCAGCAAATAGGTACTTTCCAGAAGGAAATCCACCCTTAATTAAATCAAGGGTCTTTGTCCCACGGACCAGGTCAAACCCGTACCCAGTAACTCCCTTTAAGGAGGTAAGTGTTTTGAATGCCTCAGCAGGAACATCAGCAAAGTATGTCTCAATCAGAACATTCAAGCCAGACAAAGATGACTCTAGCTCGGAATATGCGTGAGTAAATGCTTGTAATTGGTGGGAATCAAGATCCTTCACAAGGGTGGGCTCATCAAACTGGATCCAGGTAGCACCTGCTGCCTTTAGCTCAGCCACAACCTCCCTGAAAGAGGTGTTCTAGGTTAAGATAACTGACAACACAACTGAATGTATAGAAAAACTACAGATACAGATGTCCCTAAAAGTACTTACTTGTAGACAGGAAGAATGTTCCCTAACAGGGAGAGGAGAGAAAAGGATTTCTCAACACCCTTTGCTGGTTTTGATAGCAACAGGTAAGACACAGGGCCTACAATTACTGGGACAGTATCAATTCCAAGCTGCATGGCAGAAAGAtaacaaagggaaaaaatacTCATATTAGCAATTATAACAGTAATTGATTATATGAATTATTAATTCTGCAAATATATATTGATACTCGTTTAATAAAAAACAGTTCaaatatgaatataataatCTAAAATATCCCCCTACAAATTGTTTTGTAGATGAATTGCAACACAATAGTTGTGGTCATCTCTATTCTTTGctctaaattctaattttaacccatagatattaattttccttaatattaaataagtttttacaatttaaaaaattaaagtttctgAACTTACAGATTTAGCCTCCCTGAATTCATTCACTGCCTTGTGAGATGCATAGGAAAACTTAACTTCTGGACCCAATTCTGGAACAATGTAATGACTACACCAAAGAAATATGTCATTAGTTGATTGATTTCAACGCTTAACAAATATAAGCTATTTATCAATAACGTTGAATATGAGATCATGGTTCACCACTTACTAGTTGGTGTCAAACCACTTGGTCATTTCCATAGCAGGAACGGAAGCATTTCCTCTAGCCATGGAGAAGAAGACATCGAAGCCAATCTCACCACCATTCCATCCATATCTAGGGGGTACAGCCCCAAGCATGGCTGTGGTGTCTAACACCTGATCATAGTAGGAGAATGTGTTGCTAGGAATATACTTGATTCCAGCATCAGCCATCTGCTTCCAGATTGATGATCTAAGATCTGCCGACACCTTCTGCAAATCATCAGCACTACTTTTCCCATCCCAGAAAGACTCCAAGGCAAATTTG includes:
- the LOC107410384 gene encoding 5-methyltetrahydropteroyltriglutamate--homocysteine methyltransferase, whose amino-acid sequence is MPQASLNSLAPLRSSLRISITFGFASLPLSSNCLSFLRFSFPTRAMASHIVGYPRMGPKRELKFALESFWDGKSSADDLQKVSADLRSSIWKQMADAGIKYIPSNTFSYYDQVLDTTAMLGAVPPRYGWNGGEIGFDVFFSMARGNASVPAMEMTKWFDTNYHYIVPELGPEVKFSYASHKAVNEFREAKSLGIDTVPVIVGPVSYLLLSKPAKGVEKSFSLLSLLGNILPVYKEVVAELKAAGATWIQFDEPTLVKDLDSHQLQAFTHAYSELESSLSGLNVLIETYFADVPAEAFKTLTSLKGVTGYGFDLVRGTKTLDLIKGGFPSGKYLFAGVVDGRNIWANDLASSLDTLSALEAIVGKDKLVVSTSCSLLHTAVDLVNETKLDKEIKSWLAFAAQKVVEVNALAKALAGQRDEAFFSSNATAQASRKSSPRVTNEAVQKAAAALKGSDHRRATNVSARLDAQQKQLNLPILPTTTIGSFPQTMDLRRVRREFKAKKISEEEYVKAITEEISKVVKLQEELDIDVLVHGEPERNDMVEYFGEQLSGFAFTVNGWVQSYGSRCVKPPIIYGDVSRPKAMTVFWSSLAQSMTKRPMKGMLTGPVTILNWSFVRNDQPRSETCYQIALAIKDEVEDLEKAGVTVIQIDEAALREGLPLRKSEEAFYLNWAVHSFRITNCGVKDTTQIHTHMCYSNFNDIIHSIIDMDADVITIENSRSDEKLLSVFREGVKYGAGIGPGVYDIHSPRIPSTEEIADRINKMLAVLESNILWVNPDCGLKTRKYTEVKPALSNMVAAAKLLRQQLGSAK